The proteins below come from a single Limosilactobacillus reuteri genomic window:
- the mscL gene encoding large-conductance mechanosensitive channel protein MscL produces MLKEFKTFIARGNVIDMAVGIIVGAAFTSIVKSLVNNLINPLIGLFIGRIDLSNLVLTVGDAQFKYGSFLNAVINFLIISFVVFLMVKAINTFRKKEDNKKDTPSEEVMYLKEITELLKKNKD; encoded by the coding sequence ATGTTAAAAGAATTCAAAACATTCATTGCTCGTGGTAACGTTATTGACATGGCAGTTGGGATAATTGTTGGTGCAGCTTTTACCTCAATCGTAAAATCATTAGTTAATAACCTTATTAACCCCCTTATTGGTTTATTCATTGGTCGAATTGACCTATCTAATCTTGTTTTGACGGTCGGCGATGCTCAGTTTAAATACGGAAGTTTCCTAAATGCAGTCATTAACTTCCTGATTATCTCCTTTGTTGTTTTCTTAATGGTAAAAGCAATCAATACATTCCGCAAAAAAGAAGATAACAAAAAAGATACTCCTAGCGAAGAAGTTATGTACCTCAAAGAAATTACTGAACTTCTGAAAAAGAATAAAGATTAA
- the rplL gene encoding 50S ribosomal protein L7/L12, protein MAFDKDAIIASLKEASISDLNDLVKAIEEEFDVSAAAPVAVAGAAGGDAAAKDSFTVELTEPGSAKVKVIKAVKDITGLGLKDAKDLVDGAPSAIKEDVKEDEANDIKEKLEAAGATVTLK, encoded by the coding sequence ATGGCTTTTGATAAGGATGCTATCATTGCTTCATTAAAGGAAGCATCAATCTCTGACCTTAACGACTTAGTTAAGGCTATCGAAGAAGAATTCGACGTTTCTGCTGCTGCTCCAGTTGCAGTTGCAGGTGCTGCTGGTGGCGACGCTGCTGCTAAGGACAGCTTCACTGTAGAATTAACTGAACCAGGTTCAGCTAAGGTTAAGGTTATTAAGGCTGTTAAGGACATTACTGGTCTTGGTCTTAAGGACGCTAAGGACCTTGTTGATGGTGCTCCATCAGCTATCAAGGAAGACGTTAAGGAAGACGAAGCTAACGACATCAAGGAAAAGCTTGAAGCCGCCGGTGCTACTGTTACCCTTAAGTAG
- a CDS encoding DUF1700 domain-containing protein — MNERQKYINDLSIYLRQLTDEERNDALEFYDEYIADAGLETRTAIEERLGTPRQLSHKILADYSIKANNESIKEGHPASPHSSWRVFWWVLVAIITSPITFGLGIAVLALLLAAGGVALSLIVGIVALIFGVAAIAIVSIYIGIGLIATNLFSGLFYFGLGLTLIGLFLVCLPLIYWLIRVIVQGIANFAKFIYAKVQARRKK, encoded by the coding sequence TTAAGACAATTAACTGATGAGGAACGAAATGATGCCTTAGAATTTTATGATGAATATATTGCCGATGCTGGGCTGGAGACCCGAACAGCGATTGAAGAAAGGTTAGGAACGCCACGACAGTTAAGTCATAAGATATTAGCCGATTATTCCATTAAAGCTAATAATGAGTCGATCAAAGAAGGACACCCTGCTTCGCCTCATTCTAGTTGGCGTGTCTTTTGGTGGGTGCTAGTAGCAATTATTACTTCCCCAATAACGTTTGGGCTAGGAATTGCCGTATTGGCACTATTGTTGGCAGCAGGGGGAGTCGCCTTAAGTTTGATTGTTGGAATAGTTGCTTTAATTTTTGGGGTTGCTGCCATAGCGATCGTATCTATTTATATTGGAATTGGTTTAATTGCAACAAACCTGTTTAGCGGACTATTTTATTTTGGCTTAGGATTGACACTGATCGGCTTATTCCTTGTTTGTTTACCTTTAATTTACTGGTTAATCAGAGTTATTGTTCAAGGGATTGCGAACTTTGCTAAGTTCATTTATGCAAAAGTGCAGGCAAGGAGGAAAAAGTAA
- a CDS encoding PadR family transcriptional regulator — protein MKIQITADLLDGMVLAILEHKDYYGYALTQRMQSAITISESTMYPVLRRLKKDGYLITYDQPYQGRNRRYYQITEAGKEHLQRIRKLWTDYKNSLDGIFYGLGEGEDKDE, from the coding sequence ATGAAGATTCAAATTACAGCTGACTTACTCGATGGGATGGTCTTAGCAATTCTTGAACACAAAGATTACTATGGGTATGCCTTAACTCAGCGAATGCAATCAGCTATTACCATTTCCGAATCAACAATGTATCCCGTTTTACGCCGGTTAAAAAAAGACGGTTATTTAATAACTTATGATCAGCCTTACCAGGGGCGAAATCGCCGTTATTATCAAATTACGGAAGCCGGCAAGGAGCATTTACAACGTATTCGTAAGTTATGGACTGATTATAAAAATAGTTTAGATGGTATTTTTTATGGGTTAGGTGAGGGAGAAGATAAAGATGAATGA
- the rplJ gene encoding 50S ribosomal protein L10, with product MSEAAIAKKAEIVKQTTDMLNAAQSAIVVDYRGLTVAEVTDLRKQLRDAGIQMSVIKNKILDRAVEGTDYEDLRSTFVGPTAVAFSDEDPIAPAKILKKFADDHDALEIKGGFIEKSVKTLDEINEYANMPGREELLSMLASALQDPMRKIARAVKAIADKEDKAA from the coding sequence ATGAGTGAAGCAGCTATTGCTAAGAAAGCTGAAATCGTTAAGCAAACTACTGATATGCTTAACGCAGCTCAAAGTGCTATCGTTGTAGATTACCGTGGTTTAACTGTTGCGGAAGTTACTGACTTACGTAAGCAACTTCGTGATGCTGGTATCCAAATGTCAGTTATCAAGAACAAGATTCTTGATCGTGCTGTTGAAGGTACTGACTACGAAGATCTTCGTTCTACTTTTGTTGGACCAACTGCTGTTGCCTTCTCTGACGAAGACCCAATTGCTCCAGCTAAGATCTTGAAGAAGTTCGCTGATGACCACGACGCTCTTGAAATCAAGGGTGGTTTCATCGAAAAGAGTGTTAAGACTCTTGACGAAATCAACGAATACGCAAATATGCCAGGTCGCGAAGAACTGTTGTCAATGCTTGCATCTGCATTGCAAGATCCAATGCGGAAGATTGCTCGCGCAGTCAAGGCTATTGCCGACAAGGAAGACAAAGCCGCATAA